The Arachis ipaensis cultivar K30076 chromosome B07, Araip1.1, whole genome shotgun sequence genome includes a window with the following:
- the LOC107606115 gene encoding cingulin isoform X2: MSRITKWKVEKTKVKVVFRLQFHATHIPQSGWDKLYISFIPAETGKATSKTTKANVRNGACKWSDPIYETTRLLQDIRTKQYEEKLYKLVVGMGSSRSSILGEATINLADFVDALKPTSLALPLNGSDPGPTLHVTVQLLTSKTGFREFEQQRELTERGLRATSDQGSHEESADGKDSSPDQNVNNHMHKVNSRLKLKRESKDIPRISSLERESGVNEDYADLAAGYDGSSTTSESAYTEKHDVSSTHEIDSLKSMVSGDLVGQSSQPEKRDAPDGQVPSQGSHWVHGWSADYSASDNLTAPSEVNSSLKGNLGAVESSILDLKLTVSSLQNHADEIGVETHKFSKQLSAEISSGEALAKEVAVLKSECSKFKDEIEQLKSSKLSLLHGLRDLRETGREKFFQKLPLKCLKGLLLMEDKVRAIQKASMGFPERDFRLLNLELESLLEILRDLKQESREPISEADVANERENKKMDLQKGEQYLTDIGSDVGLFQPEGMAHYLTIPGIMSHEADPVDPTIAMKAKIFELLRELDDSKTEREGLIRKMEQMECYYEALVQELEQSQRQLMAELQNLRNEHSTCIYTIAASKDEMEIMHRNMNEQIMNFSEDKRILESISSEFEKRALSAEAALKRARLNYSIAVGQLQKDLELLSCQVLSMHETNENLIKQTLSDSPLPDTDGFREPVKYLNNSEGHISNLPSQNHSSSLNRQHFGEDILLSDLKRSLKAQEDLYKQVEEEICQMHFANIYSDVFSKALQETLLEASCDIRILKEEVLQLSQQLQVSNESNELLVLRLQNAMNDILSLNEYKEICTAKSNDVAHQNQILQVNLNDLSHENSLLTQKINELDVLLKESRSYEGKYMACTTENSEIRSMLKKESLENGHLREEISILHGELEAVRNKFDEMASLKDNLRKNVSFLSNKLQKLLASYDDTFSEISFRGTSDSECKELEGILLRLEEVQQRTRDRILLLIEEKQVLVDEKHSVQVSLNAAESDVLVMKQKFEHDLNEMLRKITESSARLQKLKIDFEVIVNRINAGFGFEETFSQHHKEFLSSRDHLEAEVQQLNSRNQDIAQEISKLNMLSGDLEMCKLRLAAVTEEKEALELSIQDKTEVSAKISSELVFSKESLHSLQNELHSEKQLREKLERTVSDLTTELKEKQSQLQELAQEILKLDTLSSDLELCKLTLAHVTEEKKALELSLQDKTEVYVKISSELDFSKESLHSLHNELHTEKMLREKLGKEVANLTAELNDKQCQLQDSDMTRQEMIHLKQLVADLEFEKSRISDLLQESEERLELALKESSSFTSLATHFSELHEFSIATDVVATFTRAQLADHVVELSEKLHSASQQLDILHKKNLDVESELNSCLCRELTCIEENKRLQTSLDSLKSELDATSAQKRALIDQNDAMISELEEHKSRTENVNNTFIHESQLVLEVERLGNLLECSSGDGEELFLLKEEAELKCLVLQAKLHELETAMTSLKDGELVRLENQCNELSKRLSEQVLKTEEFKNLSLHLKELKDKAEAECHNARERRGNEGPPVAMQESLRIAFIKEQYETKLQELKQQLSLSKKHSEEMLWKLQDAIEELESRKKSEASCIKLNEELGTKILELEAELQAVISDKRNLSNTFDLVKAEKECSLISLECCKQEKQELEASLLKSNEERSKIEVELTSAKQLLESLRSDVREKSNHTASSRELESTNMQPEDPLANGCETLESEDYSQQKEEKHADLIRSLKSSMDNLNKEANQELGNIFPVFKEISVTGNALERVLALEIELAEALQTKKKSSMQFQSSFLKQHSDEEAVFRSFRDINELIKDMLELKERHSAVETELKEMHERYSQLSLQFAEVEGERQKLMMTLKNTRSSRKAPNSPDSL, translated from the exons ATGTCGAGAATTACTAAGTGGAAGGTAGAGAAGACGAAAGTTAAGGTGGTTTTTCGGCTCCAATTCCATGCTACACAT ATTCCACAATCCGGGTGGGATAAATTGTATATCTCTTTCATCCCTGCCGAAACCGGGAAGGCTACATCAAAGACAACCAAAGCAAATGTGAGAAATGGAGCCTGCAAGTGGTCGGATCCAATCTATGAAACTACAAGACTCCTACAAGACATTAGAACAAAACAGTATGAGGAGAAGCTTTATAAGCTCGTTGTGGGGATG GGATCTTCACGGTCTAGCATCCTCGGCGAGGCCACTATCAATCTTGCTGATTTTGTTGATGCCTTGAAGCCTACATCTCTTGCACTCCCTCTTAATGGCAGTGATCCTGGACCTACATTACAT GTTACTGTGCAGCTGCTCACTTCCAAAACTGGTTTCAG AGAATTTGAGCAGCAGAGGGAACTCACTGAGAGGGGTCTACGGGCAACCTCTGACCAAGGTTCTCATGAGGAATCTGCTGACGGCAAAGATTCGTCTCCGGATCAGAATGTCAACAATCATATGCATAAG GTCAATTCAAGACTGAAACTGAAAAGAGAATCTAAAGATATTCCTCGAATTTCTTCTCTTGAAAGAGAATCAGGGGTTAATGAAGATTATGCAGATTTGGCTGCTGGATATGATGGTTCCTCTACTACTTCAGAAAGTGCATATACTGAGAAGCATGATGTATCCAGTACACATGAAATTGACAGCCTTAAAAGCATGGTATCTGGCGATTTAGTTGGACAAAGCTCGCAGCCGGAAAAAAGAGATGCACCTGATGGCCAGGTCCCGTCACAAGGTAGCCATTGGGTCCATGGTTGGAGTGCAGACTATTCAGCATCAGATAACTTGACTGCTCCTTCAGAAGTTAACAGTAGTCTTAAAGGAAACTTAGGCGCGGTCGAGTCATCTATTCTTGATCTGAAGCTGACAGTGAGCTCTTTACAAAATCATGCTGATGAAATAGGTGTTGAAACACACAAATTCTCCAAGCAACTATCTGCTGAGATTTCCTCGGGAGAAGCGCTAGCAAAAGAGGTTGCTGTACTAAAATCGGAGTGTTCAAAGTTTAAAGATGAAATTGAGCAGCTCAAAAGTTCCAAGTTAAGCTTATTACATGGTCTCAGAGACCTGAGAGAAACGGGTCGGGAAAAGTTCTTTCAGAAGTTACCACTTAAATGTCTAAAGGGGCTTTTGCTCATGGAAGATAAGGTAAGAGCTATTCAGAAGGCGTCGATGGGATTTCCAGAAAGGGATTTTAGGTTGCTTAACTTGGAGTTAGAATCACTGCTTGAGATTTTGCGGGATCTCAAACAAGAATCTAGAGAGCCTATTTCAGAAGCTGATGTTGCGAATGAAAGGGAGAACAAGAAAATGGATTTACAAAAAGGTGAACAATATTTAACAGACATCGGGTCTGATGTGGGTTTGTTTCAACCTGAAGGCATGGCTCATTATCTTACCATACCTGGCATTATGTCTCATGAGGCTGATCCGGTGGATCCAACCATTGCTATGAAAGCAAAAATTTTTGAACTCCTAAGAGAGCTAGACGATTCCAAAACCGAAAGGGAAGGCCTCATTAGGAAAATGGAGCAGATGGAGTGCTATTATGAAGCTCTTGTTCAGGAACTTGAGCAGAGTCAACGGCAGTTGATGGCCGAGTTGCAGAACCTCAGGAATGAACATTCTACTTGCATATACACAATTGCTGCTAGTAAGGATGAGATGGAGATAATGCATCGGAACATGAATGAACAGATAATGAACTTCTCTGAAGACAAGCGCATTTTGGAGTCTATCAGCAGTGAGTTTGAAAAAAGAGCTTTGTCTGCTGAAGCAGCACTCAAAAGAGCAAGGTTAAACTATTCTATAGCTGTTGGTCAATTACAAAAGGATCTTGAATTGCTTTCTTGCCAGGTTCTTTCTATGCATGAGACAAATGAGAATCTTATAAAGCAAACTCTTTCAGATTCTCCCCTTCCAGATACTGATGGTTTCCGAGAACCAGTGAAATATCTGAACAATTCTGAAGGCCATATCTCCAATCTCCCATCCCAAAATCACAGTTCTTCCTTAAATAGACAACATTTTGGTGAAGACATTTTACTAAGCGATTTGAAAAGATCCCTTAAGGCACAAGAAGATCTATACAAACAAGTTGAAGAAGAAATCTGCCAGATGCATTTTGCAAATATATATTCAGATGTTTTTTCAAAGGCTCTCCAAGAAACACTGCTTGAAGCAAGTTGTGACATTCGAATTTTGAAAGAGGAAGTCCTTCAACTGTCTCAGCAGCTGCAAGTCTCAAATGAATCTAATGAGTTATTGGTGCTGAGGCTGCAGAATGCTATGAATGATATCCTCTCACTGAATGAGTACAAGGAGATTTGCACAGCCAAGAGCAATGATGTTGCTCACCAGAACCAAATTTTACAAGTAAATTTGAATGATCTTTCTCATGAAAACAGTCTTCTTACTCAGAAAATCAATGAGTTGGATGTTCTTCTGAAAGAGTCTAGGAGTTATGAAGGCAAATACATGGCATGTACTACAGAAAACTCAGAGATAAGAAGTATGTTAAAAAAAGAGAGCCTGGAAAATGGTCATCTTCGTGAAGAAATATCAATTCTGCATGGAGAATTAGAAGCTGTCAGAAATAAATTTGATGAGATGGCTTCTTTGAAGGATAATCTTCGGAAGAATGTCAGCTTTTTGTCTAATaagcttcagaaattgctggcaTCATATGATGATACATTCAGTGAAATTTCTTTTCGAGGTACATCTGATTCGGAATGTAAAGAGTTAGAAGGTATTTTGTTGCGGTTGGAAGAGGTACAACAGAGAACACGTGACAGGATTCTGCTACTCATTGAAGAGAAACAAGTTTTAGTGGATGAAAAACACTCGGTTCAAGTATCTTTAAATGCCGCAGAATCGGATGTTCTAGTCATGAAACAGAAGTTTGAGCATGATTTGAACGAGATGCTAAGAAAGATAACTGAGTCTAGTGCCCGATTGCAGAAACTTAAGATTGATTTTGAGGTGATTGTCAACAGGATCAATGCTGGTTTTGGATTTGAAGAAACCTTCTCTCAGCATCACAAAGAATTTTTGTCCAGTCGTGATCACTTAGAAGCTGAGGTACAGCAACTTAACTCCCGAAATCAGGACATTGCTCAAGAAATTTCAAAGCTCAATATGCTATCTGGTGACCTTGAAATGTGTAAGCTCCGCTTAGCAGCAGTCACAGAGGAAAAGGAAGCATTGGAGTTGTCTATACAAGACAAAACTGAAGTATCTGCAAAGATTTCATCCGAGCTTGTTTTTTCAAAGGAAAGTTTGCATTCTCTGCAAAATGAGTTGCATAGTGAGAAACAGTTAAGAGAGAAATTGGAGAGAACAGTTTCAGATCTTACCACAGAATTGAAGGAGAAGCAATCTCAGCTGCAGGAACTTGCTCAAGAAATTTTAAAGCTTGATACGTTATCTAGTGACCTTGAATTGTGTAAGCTCACCTTAGCACATGTCACAGAGGAAAAGAAAGCTTTGGAGTTGTCTTTACAAGACAAAACAGAAGTATATGTGAAGATTTCATCCGAGCTTGATTTTTCAAAGGAAAGCTTACATTCTTTGCACAATGAGTTGCATACTGAGAAAATGTTGAGAGAAAAATTGGGGAAAGAAGTTGCAAATCTGACTGCAGAATTGAATGACAAGCAATGTCAGCTGCAGGATTCTGATATGACCAGACAAGAAATGATCCATCTTAAGCAACTGGTTGCAGACTTAGAATTTGAGAAATCAAGAATATCTGATCTTCTACAAGAATCCGAGGAACGTCTTGAACTTGCCTTAAAAGAAtcttcatcttttacttccctaGCAACTCACTTTTCTGAACTGCATGAATTTTCGATAGCCACAGATGTCGTTGCTACTTTTACTAGAGCTCAATTGGCGGATCATGTTGTGGAGCTTAGTGAGAAACTACATTCCGCTAGTCAGCAACTTGACATCCTTCACAAGAAGAATCTTGATGTAGAATCTGAATTGAATAGCTGCCTTTGCAGAGAATTGACTTGCATTGAAGAAAACAAAAGATTGCAGACAAGTCTTGACTCCCTGAAATCAGAGTTAGATGCCACTTCTGCTCAAAAGAGAGCATTAATTGATCAAAATGATGCAATGATATCCGAgctggaggagcacaagagtcgAACAGAGAATGTCAACAATACTTTTATCCACGAAAGCCAGCTTGTCCTTGAGGTTGAAAGGCTGGGGAACTTGCTGGAGTGTTCTAGCGGAGACGGTGAGGAACTCTTTTTGTTGAAGGAAGAAGCTGAACTCAAGTGTTTAGTCCTTCAGGCCAAATTACATGAACTGGAAACTGCTATGACTTCATTGAAAGACGGAGAATTGGTAAGGCTGGAAAACCAATGTAATGAACTTTCCAAGAGGCTTTCCGAACAGGTTCTTAAGACAGAGGAGTTCAAAAATTTGTCCCTTCATTTGAAGGAGCTGAAGGACAAGGCTGAAGCCGAGTGTCATAATGCTCGTGAGAGAAGAGGAAATGAAGGACCACCTGTTGCTATGCAGGAGTCTTTGAGAATTGCATTTATCAAAGAACAATATGAAACAAAGTTGCAAGAACTGAAACAGCAACTCTCTTTGTCGAAAAAGCATAGTGAGGAAATGCTGTGGAAACTGCAAGATGCAATTGAAGAACTTGAGAGCAGGAAAAAGTCTGAAGCTTCTTGCATAAAACTTAATGAAGAACTGGGAACGAAGATCTTGGAATTGGAAGCTGAGCTACAGGCTGTAATTTCGGACAAACGAAATTTGTCAAATACTTTTGACCTGGTAAAGGCTGAAAAGGAGTGCTCATTGATATCTCTCGAATGCTGTAAGCAGGAAAAGCAAGAACTTGAAGCTTCACTTCTGAAAAGCAATGAGGAGAGGTCCAAAATTGAAGTGGAGCTCACCTCAGCAAAGCAATTGCTTGAAAGTTTGAGATCTGATGTGAGAGAGAAATCTAATCACACAGCTAGCAGTCGAGAGCTAGAGAGTACAAATATGCAACCCGAG GATCCTCTTGCAAATGGATGCGAAACTCTTGAAAGTGAAGACTACTcacaacaaaaagaagaaaagcacGCGGATTTAATTAGAAGTTTGAAATCTAGCATGGACAACTTGAATAAGGAG GCTAATCAAGAATTGGGAAACATATTCCCTGTGTTCAAGGAAATATCTGTCACTGGCAATGCATTAGAAAGGGTTCTTGCTTTGGAGATTGAGCTTGCTGAAGCATTGCAGACCAAGAAGAAATCAAGCATGCAATTTCAGAG TTCTTTCTTGAAACAACACAGTGACGAAGAAGCAGTGTTCAGAAGCTTCAGGGACATCAATGAGCTGATTAAGGACATGCTGGAACTGAAGGAAAGACATTCAGCTGTGGAAACAGAACTGAAAGAGATGCATGAACGTTACTCTCAACTAAGCCTTCAATTTGCAGAAGTTGAAGGTGAAAGACAAAAGCTCATGATGACACTCAAGAATACTAGATCTTCCAGGAAAGCTCCAAATTCACCTGATTCCTTGTAG